Below is a window of Corynebacterium kalinowskii DNA.
ATCCGCTCTGATTTTTTCGGAAATCAATCCTGCGCGTTTAGCTCAGCGGGAGAGCGCTTCCCTGACACGGAAGAGGTCACTGGTTCAATCCCAGTATCGCGCACCGGCACCACGCATGGCGCCAGAAATAAATGAATGCGAATGCGGATGTAGCGCAGTTGGTAGCGCATCACCTTGCCAAGGTGAGGGTCGCGAGTTCGAGTCTCGTCATCCGCTCTGGTACTTTTTTAAGTACCTGAGGCGGGAATTTCCTGCCACGGTGGAATGGCCGAGTGGTGAGGCAACGGTCTGCAAAACCGTGCACACGGGTTCGATTCCCGTTTCCACCTCGCACGTTAGCGCGTTTAGCTCAGCGGGAGAGCGCTTCCCTGACACGGAAGAGGTCACTGGTTCAATCCCAGTATCGCGCACTGGTGCCCGGCGGGGCACCAGATAAAACCAATACGTAATGCGGATGTAGCGCAGTTGGTAGCGCATCACCTTGCCAAGGTGAGGGTCGCGAGTTCGAGTCTCGTCATCCGCTCAAGAATGGTGGGTCTGCTTCAGCGGACCCACCTTTTACTTTTGTCCCTGTCCAAGCATGAGCCACAGACGCCCGATAATATTCTCCGATGATTCTTCGAGTGGGTCCGAATACGCAATGTGTGATTTATCCCGGGAAAGCATGAGCCGGGCCGAACACTCCAATGCTCGAATCGCGCCTGAAGAAGACTGCATAGGATCTTTGTTCGTGAAACAAAAACTTGGAGCAATCCCCCGCTGCTTCGCCATCTCTCGGAACAACCACTTGTCGCATCCAAAATCTTTGCCACGCACGACGTATGGGTTCAACTTCTGCGCGATCTGTGTAGCACGGTGAGACTGCCAGAGCTGTACATGTCGCTCAGGATCGGCCAGGATTCGGGAGTAAAAGTCAGGAATGTTCCTGTGGTAGGTAAAGTGCGACGCGATTTCCCCTTGAACCGTGGAGGCCCATTCAGCAGGAGTGAGAGTCTTACCACCGCAAAACAAGGCATCAGCTCCAGCGCCAGTGAAGATCAAGCCATTTGCACCGTGTTTGCGCGCCACGTCGTCGCAACACCGCAGAACTGCACCTGCGCACACTTCCCACACATCCGCCGAGGACAAATCGTGCGCTACCGATTGAGCAACACAACCAAATTCCTCTGAGGTAGGTTCCGCTACAACAAACTCCATCCCGAGTCCCTCTGCTACTGCAGCCGCGATGCTTCGCTCTTTACGTCCGACGTAGTCATCGGAGATGCAAAAGTGAACTGCTAATACGTCTGGTGACTTGTCGGAAAGATAGGAAGCAATCAGAATCGAATCGATGCCACCCGAAAGCAAAAGTGACGGGCGTTGGTCGTTGGTTGCAAGCAGAGCGTCAATTCGAAGGTTTATGAATTCATCTATCATCGCCCGTGCGGAATCTACGTCGGTTACATCATGCGCCCCCTTTTCGATCTTCTGGTCGTCCGCCACATACTCGACGGGCGCTCCTAAGTCACCGTTCACTTCTCCAATCCTTTCTGCGAGACGAATTGAACCTTTTGTACTTTCGGACGCGCCAAAATGTGCACCATCATGAAAAAGAAGATGACGAAAATGGAGCCGGACAAGATGATGGCTACCCTGCCTTGTACCGATACCCCGCCCGCGATCGAGGAACCGATAATCACGGCTAGAAGCGCGATCAACGAAACGAAGAGGGCAAGGATTTCCATGATGCGAAAGAGCATGTCACGATACTGAGCCTCAAGGCTTTTCGTGTGAGCGGCGATCATTGC
It encodes the following:
- a CDS encoding asparagine synthase-related protein gives rise to the protein MADDQKIEKGAHDVTDVDSARAMIDEFINLRIDALLATNDQRPSLLLSGGIDSILIASYLSDKSPDVLAVHFCISDDYVGRKERSIAAAVAEGLGMEFVVAEPTSEEFGCVAQSVAHDLSSADVWEVCAGAVLRCCDDVARKHGANGLIFTGAGADALFCGGKTLTPAEWASTVQGEIASHFTYHRNIPDFYSRILADPERHVQLWQSHRATQIAQKLNPYVVRGKDFGCDKWLFREMAKQRGIAPSFCFTNKDPMQSSSGAIRALECSARLMLSRDKSHIAYSDPLEESSENIIGRLWLMLGQGQK